The following are encoded in a window of Kitasatospora fiedleri genomic DNA:
- the sbnB gene encoding 2,3-diaminopropionate biosynthesis protein SbnB encodes MRILGREDVRNALAGLDATVVDLVRNAYVLHGQGKSDLPFSTFLRPLHRSDSRIIALPAYLGGPAPVMGLKWISSFPENVKRGMQRASSLCILNDLESGYPLALMEGSQISAVRTAAGAALASGLLNAGREVRTVGLVGCGTINQRVVHFLDQVHEELETVLLQDAFPERAEVFAAELAAAYPHLTFRAAGLSRVLGADTVSIATTDSSYWLDLADHPQRPHGQVVLHLSLRDLSVESVLGAVNVVDDAEHAIREQTSLHKAEQQAGHRRFVTAEIGALLDGTAELPSGARTVVFSPFGLGVLDLAVAEAVLTAAEKAGLGTEAGGFDPGTHTVTSNLTGSAA; translated from the coding sequence ATGAGGATACTCGGCCGGGAGGACGTCCGGAACGCCCTGGCGGGCCTCGACGCCACCGTCGTCGACCTGGTCCGCAACGCCTACGTGCTGCACGGGCAGGGCAAGTCCGACCTCCCCTTCTCGACCTTCCTGCGCCCGCTGCACCGCTCCGACTCGCGGATCATCGCGCTGCCCGCCTACCTCGGCGGACCGGCCCCGGTGATGGGCCTGAAGTGGATCTCCTCCTTCCCGGAGAACGTCAAGCGCGGGATGCAGCGCGCCAGTTCGCTGTGCATCCTGAACGACCTGGAGTCCGGCTACCCGCTCGCCCTGATGGAGGGCAGCCAGATCTCCGCGGTGCGCACCGCGGCCGGCGCGGCGCTCGCCTCCGGCCTGCTGAACGCCGGGCGCGAGGTCCGCACGGTCGGCCTGGTCGGCTGCGGCACCATCAACCAGCGGGTGGTGCACTTCCTCGACCAGGTGCACGAGGAGCTGGAGACCGTCCTGCTCCAGGACGCCTTCCCGGAGCGGGCCGAGGTGTTCGCCGCCGAACTGGCCGCCGCGTACCCGCACCTGACCTTCCGGGCGGCCGGCCTGAGCCGGGTGCTGGGCGCCGACACGGTGTCGATCGCCACCACCGACTCCTCGTACTGGCTGGACCTCGCCGACCACCCGCAGCGCCCGCACGGGCAGGTGGTGCTGCACCTGTCGCTGCGCGACCTGTCGGTCGAGTCGGTGCTCGGCGCGGTCAACGTGGTCGACGACGCCGAGCACGCGATCCGCGAGCAGACCTCGCTGCACAAGGCCGAGCAGCAGGCCGGCCACCGCCGCTTCGTCACCGCCGAGATCGGCGCGCTGCTCGACGGCACCGCCGAACTCCCGTCCGGCGCGCGCACCGTGGTGTTCTCCCCGTTCGGGCTGGGGGTGCTCGACCTGGCCGTCGCCGAGGCGGTGCTGACCGCCGCCGAGAAGGCCGGGCTCGGCACCGAGGCCGGGGGCTTCGACCCCGGCACCCACACCGTCACCTCCAACCTGACCGGGAGCGCGGCATGA
- a CDS encoding GNAT family N-acetyltransferase, translating to MSITIRPYQEGDAHDIAELYNRHRDNPNPVAGGITGAELERELAERDTATFLIAAEDGRVVGTFGLFHSTGRRSARAGELIADMFFVAPAYRNGVITGRLFTEAVEWMMRCGCLVLRLTVNPANTVAFKLYRRVGCVSVGETVPGEDGNVELHNYIPLILRSVFHDLDPEAVAELGKLSSFGNVTDGRDGELRSDVRVVDGTRTVAYALALGGFKLAATIDVDRGLMLDAALTGPDGTTRPLRIAEPPYQVKAPGDGRPHRFGDHGLTAELDAAEGTLTVHAEGHHGPVFASTWPSAEADRSAGWREGQARDLEIEPVEHGVRVTERTGGNLVTGTLTLHHGVLRQEFTYTTRPGRIFQTVGLRQGDFTLTGPDGTAEEHPIGTGLGVRDTSEVVAAARTAPAGSALAWTDGATRVALPAGHPVRLITTTLVERHLEPDADGTARLRTELATGPRAAATRPVTGAEPLDGRRKLTVQATAGGITGWTENGTRVLRSPAPRTRPFGCNPRWSAGAWVTREHHRHSLATGLGWGVPTADWEQKHPLGLAAPQERISWEVTAPERSAEPVRIDVHAPGADEETVLWLTPDTPADTAVVIDSAGTRRELDSAGFRQVWAAAAAVRLGSGHWLHLAPAGGSPTQEIVLRTTSSGLLIGCAATGTEAAWQLSVHPAPAL from the coding sequence ATGTCCATCACGATCCGCCCCTACCAGGAGGGCGACGCGCACGACATCGCCGAGCTGTACAACCGGCACCGCGACAACCCCAACCCGGTGGCGGGCGGGATCACCGGCGCCGAACTGGAGCGCGAACTCGCCGAACGCGACACCGCGACCTTCCTGATCGCCGCCGAGGACGGCCGGGTGGTGGGCACCTTCGGGCTGTTCCACAGCACCGGACGGCGCTCGGCCCGGGCCGGCGAACTGATCGCCGACATGTTCTTCGTCGCCCCGGCCTACCGCAACGGCGTCATCACCGGACGCCTGTTCACCGAGGCCGTCGAGTGGATGATGCGCTGCGGCTGCCTGGTCCTGCGCCTCACCGTCAACCCGGCCAACACCGTCGCGTTCAAGCTCTACCGGCGGGTCGGCTGCGTCTCCGTCGGCGAGACCGTCCCCGGCGAGGACGGCAACGTCGAACTGCACAACTACATCCCGCTGATCCTGCGCAGCGTCTTCCACGACCTCGACCCCGAGGCCGTGGCGGAACTCGGCAAGCTCAGCAGCTTCGGCAACGTCACCGACGGCCGGGACGGCGAACTCCGCTCCGACGTACGGGTGGTGGACGGAACCAGGACCGTCGCCTACGCTCTGGCCCTCGGCGGCTTCAAGCTCGCCGCCACCATCGACGTGGACCGCGGCCTGATGCTCGACGCGGCCCTCACCGGCCCCGACGGCACCACCCGGCCGCTGCGGATCGCCGAACCGCCCTACCAGGTCAAGGCCCCGGGCGACGGCCGGCCGCACCGCTTCGGCGACCACGGCCTGACCGCCGAGCTCGACGCCGCCGAAGGCACCCTCACCGTGCACGCCGAGGGCCACCACGGGCCGGTGTTCGCCTCCACCTGGCCCAGCGCCGAGGCCGACCGCTCGGCCGGCTGGCGCGAGGGCCAGGCCCGCGACCTGGAGATCGAGCCCGTCGAACACGGCGTCCGGGTCACCGAGCGCACCGGCGGCAACCTGGTCACCGGCACCCTCACCCTGCACCACGGGGTGCTGCGCCAGGAGTTCACGTACACCACCCGGCCCGGCCGGATCTTCCAGACCGTCGGACTGCGCCAGGGCGACTTCACCCTGACCGGCCCCGACGGCACCGCCGAAGAGCACCCGATCGGCACCGGCCTCGGCGTCCGCGACACCTCCGAGGTGGTCGCGGCCGCCCGCACCGCCCCGGCCGGCAGCGCCCTCGCCTGGACCGACGGCGCCACCCGGGTGGCACTCCCGGCCGGCCACCCCGTCCGGCTGATCACCACCACCCTGGTCGAACGCCACCTGGAGCCCGACGCCGACGGCACCGCCCGCCTGCGCACCGAGCTCGCCACCGGCCCCCGGGCCGCCGCGACCCGACCGGTCACCGGCGCCGAACCCCTGGACGGCCGGCGGAAGCTGACCGTCCAGGCCACGGCCGGCGGCATCACCGGCTGGACCGAGAACGGCACCAGGGTGCTGCGCAGCCCCGCCCCCCGCACCCGGCCCTTCGGCTGCAACCCGCGCTGGAGCGCCGGGGCGTGGGTCACCCGCGAGCACCACCGGCACAGCCTCGCCACCGGCCTCGGCTGGGGCGTCCCGACCGCCGACTGGGAGCAGAAGCACCCGCTCGGCCTGGCCGCCCCGCAGGAGCGGATCAGCTGGGAGGTCACCGCCCCCGAGCGGTCCGCCGAGCCGGTCCGGATCGACGTCCACGCCCCCGGCGCGGACGAGGAGACCGTCCTGTGGCTCACCCCCGACACCCCGGCCGACACCGCCGTGGTGATCGACTCCGCCGGCACCCGCCGGGAACTGGACAGCGCCGGCTTCCGGCAGGTCTGGGCCGCCGCCGCGGCGGTCCGGCTCGGCAGCGGCCACTGGCTGCACCTCGCCCCCGCGGGCGGGAGCCCCACCCAGGAGATCGTCCTGCGCACCACCTCCTCCGGACTGCTGATCGGCTGCGCCGCCACCGGCACCGAAGCCGCCTGGCAGCTGTCCGTCCACCCCGCACCCGCGCTCTGA
- a CDS encoding beta-ketoacyl-[acyl-carrier-protein] synthase family protein has product MTDHTTTTERIALTGVGLITGAGDDAEKSWAAISQGVSGIKTNTLFDTTELLTDWAGMVTAEQPADLDRCYALAGAAIREALRTSGLDLDTVDRDRVAVVVGSSLGAMPTLENVHRGLVKDGELDAPAAAASQLPCVGDYIAAEFDLRGPRIVLSNACAASAVALGYAAELLWKGEVDHVICGGVDPLAELSAYGFSALGALDPEPCAPMSASTGLTLGEGAGFMVLESAERAAARGATPLAELGGYGLSCDGYHQTAPDPSGKGAAAAMAQALRTAGLEPQDVDYVNLHGTGTPANDVSEPKAVKLLFGAELPPASSTKSMLGHTLGAAGAVEAIVSTLAIDRGVIPPTVNTRGTASPFGLDIVPDNGRPAPLEVVASNSFAFGGNNATVVLNKPGRPARSARHTQPVHHVVVTGVAGLAGSAGSTAELTAALAEGRTGFDTLEQVAGIGERPIGRIDVKAVTKRLNPSKARRMDPLGVLAAGAVGDLYERHGKPSRAEAEGTGIVFATGYGPVTSVLNFHQGVLEQGITGANPAMFANTVVNAAAGHVAMLHRYRGYTATIANGGTSSVLALQLAARVIARGMADRIMVVVADEFPAQALATQARLPGYAKTAHVVPDGGTGTVLSEGAAAILLESEASAAARGASVLADVRGFGASGESVGIGRIGRDGEAWARALRAALAEADSTPEQIDTVVSAASGYRLVDLAQRRALALAGLAERPTRTPKAQLGETYGSAGALGLVAALAGDAPAGRLLLSSFAYGGSYAAAVIDARP; this is encoded by the coding sequence ATGACCGACCACACCACCACCACCGAGCGGATCGCCCTCACCGGGGTCGGCCTGATCACCGGCGCCGGCGACGACGCCGAGAAGAGCTGGGCCGCGATCTCCCAGGGCGTCTCCGGCATCAAGACCAACACCCTGTTCGACACCACCGAGCTGCTCACCGACTGGGCCGGCATGGTCACCGCCGAGCAGCCCGCCGACCTCGACCGCTGCTACGCACTGGCCGGCGCCGCGATCCGCGAGGCACTGCGCACCTCCGGCCTCGACCTGGACACCGTGGACCGCGACCGGGTCGCCGTGGTGGTCGGCTCCAGCCTCGGCGCGATGCCGACCCTGGAGAACGTCCACCGCGGCCTGGTCAAGGACGGCGAGCTGGACGCCCCGGCCGCCGCCGCCTCCCAACTCCCCTGCGTGGGCGACTACATCGCCGCCGAGTTCGACCTGCGCGGCCCGCGGATCGTGCTCTCCAACGCCTGCGCGGCCAGCGCCGTGGCCCTCGGCTACGCGGCCGAACTGCTCTGGAAGGGCGAGGTCGACCACGTCATCTGCGGCGGCGTCGACCCGCTGGCCGAACTCTCCGCGTACGGCTTCTCCGCCCTCGGCGCGCTCGACCCCGAGCCGTGCGCGCCGATGTCCGCCTCCACCGGGCTCACCCTCGGCGAGGGCGCGGGCTTCATGGTCCTGGAGTCCGCCGAACGGGCCGCCGCCCGCGGCGCCACCCCGCTCGCCGAACTCGGCGGCTACGGCCTCTCCTGCGACGGCTACCACCAGACCGCCCCCGACCCGAGCGGCAAGGGCGCCGCCGCCGCGATGGCCCAGGCCCTGCGCACCGCCGGGCTGGAGCCGCAGGACGTCGACTACGTCAACCTGCACGGCACCGGCACCCCCGCCAACGACGTCTCCGAGCCCAAGGCCGTGAAGCTGCTGTTCGGCGCCGAACTGCCGCCCGCCAGCTCCACCAAGTCGATGCTCGGCCACACCCTGGGCGCGGCCGGCGCGGTCGAGGCGATCGTCTCCACCCTGGCCATCGACCGGGGCGTCATCCCGCCGACCGTCAACACCCGCGGCACCGCCTCCCCGTTCGGCCTGGACATCGTCCCCGACAACGGGCGGCCCGCGCCGCTGGAGGTGGTCGCCTCCAACTCCTTCGCGTTCGGCGGCAACAACGCCACCGTCGTCCTCAACAAGCCCGGACGGCCCGCCCGTTCGGCCCGACACACCCAGCCCGTGCACCACGTCGTGGTCACCGGCGTCGCCGGACTGGCCGGCTCGGCCGGCTCCACCGCCGAACTGACCGCCGCCCTCGCCGAGGGCCGGACCGGCTTCGACACCCTGGAGCAGGTCGCCGGGATCGGCGAGCGCCCGATCGGCCGGATCGACGTCAAGGCCGTCACCAAGCGCCTCAACCCCAGCAAGGCCCGCCGGATGGACCCGCTCGGCGTGCTCGCCGCCGGCGCCGTCGGCGACCTGTACGAGCGCCACGGCAAGCCCTCCCGGGCCGAGGCCGAGGGCACCGGCATCGTCTTCGCCACCGGCTACGGCCCGGTCACCTCCGTCCTCAACTTCCACCAGGGCGTGCTGGAACAGGGCATCACCGGCGCCAACCCGGCGATGTTCGCCAACACCGTCGTCAACGCCGCCGCCGGCCACGTCGCGATGCTGCACCGCTACCGCGGCTACACCGCCACCATCGCCAACGGCGGCACCTCCTCCGTCCTCGCCCTCCAACTCGCCGCCCGGGTCATCGCCCGCGGCATGGCCGACCGGATCATGGTCGTGGTCGCCGACGAGTTCCCCGCCCAGGCCCTGGCCACCCAGGCCCGGCTGCCCGGATACGCGAAGACCGCGCACGTCGTCCCCGACGGCGGCACCGGCACCGTCCTCTCCGAGGGCGCCGCCGCGATCCTGCTCGAATCCGAAGCCTCCGCCGCCGCCCGCGGCGCGAGCGTCCTGGCGGACGTCCGCGGCTTCGGAGCCTCCGGCGAGTCCGTCGGCATCGGCCGGATCGGCCGCGACGGCGAAGCCTGGGCCCGCGCCCTGCGCGCCGCCCTCGCCGAGGCCGACTCCACCCCCGAACAGATCGACACCGTGGTCTCCGCCGCCTCCGGCTACCGCCTGGTCGACCTCGCCCAGCGCCGCGCCCTCGCCCTGGCCGGCCTCGCCGAACGCCCCACCCGCACCCCCAAGGCCCAACTCGGCGAGACCTACGGCTCCGCCGGCGCCCTCGGCCTGGTCGCCGCCCTCGCGGGCGACGCCCCCGCCGGACGCCTCCTGCTCTCCAGCTTCGCCTACGGCGGCTCCTACGCCGCCGCGGTCATCGACGCGAGGCCCTGA
- a CDS encoding 4'-phosphopantetheinyl transferase family protein has translation MVDCLVTHHPRLPRDRMGHRLNDAGRWLIAEAVAHLYGVRISPRELARDEHRRWSVPELGLTASVAHCAAYSTVALVAGQTVGVDLQDHRDRPFAMQWLGALLGRPDGEPATMRDFAECEALIKASHLRKETFAGVRLPDWRPGWRPTNVGHLVRSTDLGDGLQLALATDAPAQVRWWWQPEPAARPVRTATPKLEPVA, from the coding sequence GTGGTCGACTGTCTCGTCACCCACCATCCGCGGCTGCCCCGGGACCGGATGGGCCACCGGCTGAACGACGCCGGGCGGTGGCTGATCGCCGAGGCGGTGGCCCACCTGTACGGAGTCCGGATCTCGCCGCGCGAGCTGGCTCGCGATGAGCACCGGCGGTGGAGCGTACCGGAGTTGGGCCTGACCGCCTCGGTCGCGCACTGCGCCGCGTACTCGACGGTGGCGCTGGTCGCCGGGCAGACCGTCGGGGTGGACCTCCAGGACCACCGGGACCGGCCGTTCGCCATGCAGTGGCTGGGCGCGCTGCTCGGCCGCCCGGACGGCGAGCCCGCCACCATGCGGGACTTCGCCGAGTGCGAGGCGTTGATCAAGGCGTCGCACCTCCGCAAGGAGACCTTCGCGGGCGTCCGGCTCCCGGACTGGCGGCCGGGTTGGCGCCCCACCAACGTCGGCCACCTGGTTCGCTCCACCGACCTCGGCGACGGTCTGCAACTGGCCCTGGCCACCGACGCCCCCGCGCAGGTCCGCTGGTGGTGGCAGCCGGAACCCGCCGCCCGCCCCGTCCGCACCGCCACCCCGAAACTGGAGCCCGTCGCATGA
- the fabZ gene encoding 3-hydroxyacyl-ACP dehydratase FabZ yields the protein MATAPAPARAAAPAAPGKEKPKTFAYSSDDIKRMLPHRWPMLMIDRAYDVVPGVSGRGVKSVSVNEPFFAGHYPDHSIMPGVMIVEAMAQLVAVVYVAELLEAPAPAAGDAPADPSASVGYLGSISSMKFSRLVVPGDQLTLEAKLGQKLGGLRSVSVRASVGTELAAAGSLIVTTERKG from the coding sequence GTGGCCACCGCACCCGCCCCCGCCCGGGCCGCCGCGCCGGCCGCCCCGGGCAAGGAGAAGCCGAAGACCTTCGCCTACTCCTCCGACGACATCAAGCGGATGCTCCCGCACCGCTGGCCGATGCTGATGATCGACCGCGCCTACGACGTGGTCCCCGGCGTCTCCGGACGCGGCGTCAAGAGCGTCTCGGTGAACGAGCCGTTCTTCGCCGGCCACTACCCCGACCACTCGATCATGCCCGGCGTGATGATCGTCGAGGCGATGGCCCAGCTGGTCGCCGTGGTCTACGTCGCCGAACTGCTGGAGGCCCCGGCCCCCGCCGCCGGGGACGCGCCCGCCGACCCGTCGGCCAGCGTCGGCTACCTCGGCTCGATCAGCTCGATGAAGTTCTCCCGGCTGGTCGTCCCCGGCGACCAGCTCACCCTGGAGGCCAAGCTCGGCCAGAAGCTCGGCGGCCTGCGCTCGGTCTCGGTCCGGGCCTCGGTCGGCACCGAACTCGCCGCCGCCGGCTCGCTGATCGTCACCACCGAGCGCAAGGGCTGA
- a CDS encoding acyl carrier protein, with the protein MSTATFEDVRTQAEQRLEKNLKIKSMIIDRLGLDAEAEVVSDNQPLFGRGLEMDSLDTLEIVVMINNEYDVLISDDDFEAFGSINALVDFIEAREV; encoded by the coding sequence ATGTCCACCGCCACCTTCGAGGACGTCCGCACCCAGGCCGAGCAGCGCCTGGAGAAGAACCTGAAGATCAAGTCGATGATCATCGACCGCCTGGGCCTGGACGCCGAGGCCGAGGTCGTCTCCGACAACCAGCCGCTGTTCGGCCGCGGCCTGGAGATGGACTCGCTGGACACCCTGGAGATCGTCGTCATGATCAACAACGAGTACGACGTGCTGATCAGTGACGACGACTTCGAGGCCTTCGGCTCCATCAACGCCCTGGTCGACTTCATCGAAGCCCGCGAGGTCTGA
- the fabG gene encoding 3-oxoacyl-ACP reductase FabG: MTGLFTEGTRAIVTGASRGIGAAIALQLAEHGCDVALNYRSSAGKAEQLAEKIEGLGRRALLVRADVSDEAQVTAMYKEIRTAWGGVDVAVLNSGITADGHFAAMSAAKWQEVISTNLTGAFLTAREATKQMYASGGAIVFIASTSGIAGRVGQANYAASKGGVIAMAKTLAYEGAPKSIRVNVVAPGFIDTDMVKKVPRAQLKEAAAAIPLGRMGTPEEVAQAAVFLASPAASYITAKVLTVDGGMLYS, from the coding sequence ATGACCGGCCTGTTCACCGAGGGCACCCGGGCGATCGTCACCGGTGCCTCCCGCGGCATCGGCGCGGCCATCGCGCTCCAGCTGGCCGAGCACGGCTGCGACGTCGCGCTCAACTACCGCTCCAGCGCCGGGAAGGCCGAGCAGCTGGCGGAGAAGATCGAGGGCCTGGGGCGCCGCGCGCTGCTGGTGCGGGCCGACGTCTCGGACGAGGCGCAGGTCACCGCGATGTACAAGGAGATCCGCACCGCCTGGGGCGGGGTGGACGTCGCGGTCCTCAACTCGGGCATCACCGCCGACGGGCACTTCGCGGCGATGAGCGCCGCCAAGTGGCAGGAGGTGATCTCCACCAACCTGACCGGGGCGTTCCTGACCGCCCGCGAGGCGACCAAGCAGATGTACGCCTCCGGCGGGGCGATCGTCTTCATCGCCTCCACCTCCGGCATCGCCGGCCGGGTCGGCCAGGCCAACTACGCCGCCTCCAAGGGCGGGGTGATCGCGATGGCGAAGACCCTGGCCTACGAGGGCGCGCCGAAGAGCATCCGGGTCAACGTGGTCGCGCCGGGCTTCATCGACACCGACATGGTGAAGAAGGTGCCGCGCGCCCAGCTGAAGGAGGCCGCGGCGGCGATCCCGCTGGGCCGGATGGGCACCCCGGAGGAGGTCGCGCAGGCGGCGGTCTTCCTGGCCAGCCCGGCGGCCTCGTACATCACCGCCAAGGTGCTCACGGTCGACGGCGGGATGCTCTACAGCTGA
- a CDS encoding aminomethyl transferase family protein, giving the protein MTTAPARTAQDDYTTVRTAIGAYRITAPLVRVSGGDRYEFLDLFLAKSSEYVEPDSVREALALHTDGSPFAVLLHFEIGDDSWLLPRTPVTAEQLTAYLDAVDAPSDVTVEVAPEGWGASAFEGPHAWAAAATFVEFDISGLTLHGVTESAVPGEPAALAHLARVGTTGEYGYLLLSNAPEAAHAAVVEAVTAENGAEVGPQGLARVQAEAGMAVYAAGFGGLPVHEADLAWMVDWNRIGEFQGSEELVKPTSETAKTTALAAPAGAVVPAGTPVTAGGQRIGTVVWQAPSANAEEELVVALLDAPFWVPGLELTADDADGTPLRTVTQPRVIARSLTTRIH; this is encoded by the coding sequence ATGACCACCGCCCCCGCCCGCACCGCGCAGGACGACTACACCACCGTCCGCACCGCCATCGGCGCCTACCGGATCACCGCCCCGCTGGTCCGGGTCTCCGGCGGCGACCGCTACGAGTTCCTCGACCTGTTCCTGGCCAAGTCCAGCGAGTACGTCGAGCCGGACAGCGTCCGCGAGGCCCTGGCCCTGCACACCGACGGCTCGCCGTTCGCCGTCCTGCTGCACTTCGAGATCGGCGACGACTCCTGGCTGCTGCCCCGCACCCCCGTCACCGCCGAGCAGCTCACCGCCTACCTGGACGCCGTCGACGCCCCGTCCGACGTCACCGTCGAGGTCGCCCCCGAGGGCTGGGGCGCCAGCGCCTTCGAGGGCCCGCACGCCTGGGCCGCGGCCGCCACGTTCGTCGAGTTCGACATCTCCGGCCTGACCCTGCACGGCGTCACCGAGTCCGCCGTCCCCGGCGAGCCCGCCGCGCTGGCCCACCTCGCCCGGGTCGGCACCACCGGCGAGTACGGCTACCTGCTGCTCTCCAACGCCCCCGAGGCCGCCCACGCCGCCGTCGTCGAGGCGGTCACCGCCGAGAACGGCGCCGAGGTCGGCCCGCAGGGCCTGGCCCGGGTCCAGGCCGAGGCCGGGATGGCCGTCTACGCGGCCGGCTTCGGCGGACTGCCGGTGCACGAGGCGGACCTCGCCTGGATGGTCGACTGGAACCGGATCGGCGAGTTCCAGGGCTCCGAGGAACTGGTCAAGCCCACCTCCGAGACCGCCAAGACCACCGCCCTGGCCGCCCCGGCCGGCGCCGTCGTCCCGGCCGGCACCCCCGTCACCGCCGGCGGGCAGCGGATCGGCACCGTCGTCTGGCAGGCCCCGTCCGCCAACGCCGAGGAGGAACTGGTCGTCGCCCTGCTGGACGCCCCGTTCTGGGTCCCCGGCCTGGAGCTGACCGCCGACGACGCCGACGGCACCCCGCTGCGCACCGTCACCCAGCCCCGCGTCATCGCCCGCTCCCTCACCACCCGGATCCACTGA
- the sbnA gene encoding 2,3-diaminopropionate biosynthesis protein SbnA encodes MTVLVPDGATVRARPHRPSDPDIVATIGGTPLVALDRLFPPARFQVYAKCERFNPGGSIKDRAAKSMVEQAIATGRIVPGVSTVVESSSGNLGIALAQLCNFHRLGLVIVVDPRTTPQNLAIMRAYGAKVEVVEHRDPATGEYLPARIARVRHLLETVPDAWWPNQYANEDNARAHRTTMREIVDALPAAPDYLFLAAGTTGTLRGCAEYIHDQQLPTRVVAVDAVGSVIFGPPQPWESSHQRTIPGHGAAVVPALLKPGLADRVVKVTDSECIRGCRSLLGQESILAGGSSGAVIAAIGQSASWIEPGATCVAVLPDGGDRYLDTIYDDQWVETYLRQYLPPTEQERGTT; translated from the coding sequence ATGACCGTGCTCGTCCCCGACGGCGCCACGGTGCGGGCCCGCCCGCACCGGCCGTCGGACCCCGACATCGTCGCCACGATCGGCGGAACCCCGCTGGTGGCGCTGGACCGACTCTTCCCGCCCGCCCGCTTCCAGGTGTACGCCAAGTGCGAGCGGTTCAACCCCGGCGGCTCCATCAAGGACCGCGCCGCCAAGTCGATGGTCGAACAGGCCATCGCCACCGGACGGATCGTCCCCGGCGTCTCCACCGTGGTGGAGTCCTCCTCCGGGAACCTGGGCATCGCACTCGCCCAGCTGTGCAACTTCCACCGGCTCGGCCTGGTCATCGTGGTCGACCCGCGCACCACCCCGCAGAACCTCGCCATCATGCGGGCCTACGGCGCCAAGGTGGAGGTGGTCGAGCACCGCGACCCCGCCACCGGCGAGTACCTGCCGGCCCGGATCGCCCGGGTCCGGCACCTGCTGGAGACCGTCCCCGACGCCTGGTGGCCCAACCAGTACGCCAACGAGGACAACGCGCGGGCCCACCGCACCACCATGCGCGAGATCGTGGACGCGCTGCCCGCCGCCCCCGACTACCTGTTCCTGGCGGCCGGCACCACCGGCACGCTGCGCGGCTGCGCCGAGTACATCCACGACCAGCAACTGCCCACCCGGGTGGTCGCGGTGGACGCCGTCGGCAGCGTGATCTTCGGGCCGCCGCAGCCCTGGGAGTCCTCCCACCAGCGCACCATCCCCGGCCACGGCGCCGCGGTCGTCCCCGCCCTGCTCAAGCCGGGCCTGGCCGACCGGGTGGTCAAGGTGACCGACTCGGAGTGCATCCGGGGCTGCCGCAGCCTGCTGGGCCAGGAGTCGATCCTGGCCGGCGGCTCCTCCGGCGCGGTGATCGCCGCGATCGGGCAGTCCGCCTCCTGGATCGAGCCCGGCGCCACCTGCGTGGCCGTCCTCCCGGACGGCGGCGACCGCTACCTCGACACCATCTACGACGACCAGTGGGTCGAGACCTACCTCCGGCAGTACCTGCCGCCCACCGAGCAAGAGAGAGGGACGACATGA